One window of the Branchiostoma lanceolatum isolate klBraLanc5 chromosome 3, klBraLanc5.hap2, whole genome shotgun sequence genome contains the following:
- the LOC136431524 gene encoding carboxypeptidase N catalytic chain-like — MADLWLRLSLVLLTIHTTLGVRLRYEFAHHRYEDLQRIIAETHSACPDISRVYNIGRSVQGRNLTVIEFSDNPGTHEPGEPEVKYVANMHGNEVTGREMLLLFMQYLCNSFNSVWRVKRLIKSTRIHILATMNPDGYEIAARQGPDNGWRRGRENVQGIDLNRNFPALNTIAYNSEQHGGPTDHIPIPNSYWEGNVAPETEAVIKWIKQYPFVISANLHDGALLANYPYDQSKDDRSWKFYTPAPDDAVFRQIASTYANAHRTMSKPDSACDSNSDFGNQGGITNGADWYSTTGGMQDFNYLHTDCFDITLELSCDKFPPAGALPTEWRNNRKALLAYIEEAHKGIKGFVLDRNLDPIEGATIHVDGINHDVTTAKDGDYWRILVPGTYMVTASYKGMTRTKQVTVSTKRARTLNFVMGVLRTTRARVVFSSPTFVQQRGPVPN; from the exons ATGGCAGACCTATGGCTCAGGCTTTCCTTAGTTCTGCTGACCATACACACCACACTTGGCGTCAGACTACGTTACGAGTTCGCCCATCACCGGTATGAAGACCTGCAGAGAATCATCGCGGAGACCCACTCGGCCTGCCCGGACATCAGCAGGGTGTACAACATCGGGCGGAGTGTACAAGGACGGAACCTGACGGTCATCGAGTTTTCGGACAACCCTGGAACCCACGAACCAG GCGAACCGGAAGTCAAGTACGTGGCCAACATGCATGGGAACGAGGTTACCGGACGAGAGATGTTACTCCTCTTTATGCAGTATCTCTGTAACAG TTTTAACAGCGTCTGGCGGGTGAAGCGCTTGATCAAATCAACCCGAATCCACATTCTCGCTACCATGAACCCAGATGGATACGAAATAGCAGCACGACAG ggtCCTGATAACGGTTGGAGGAGGGGCCGAGAGAACGTCCAGGGCATTGACCTTAACAGAAACTTCCCAGCACTCAACACCATCGCCTACAACAGCGAGCAACATGGCGGCCCTACTGACCACATCCCTATTCCAAACAGTTATTGGGAGGGG aatGTGGCTCCAGAAACGGAGGCAGTCATCAAATGGATAAAACAGTATCCGTTCGTCATAAGCGCCAATTTACACGACGGAGCACTGTTAGCAAATTACCCTTACGACCAGAGTAAAG ACGACCGATCGTGGAAATTTTACACTCCTGCCCCCGATGATGCGGTCTTCCGTCAGATTGCCTCTACCTACGCTAACGCTCACAGGACTATGTCAAAGCCAGACTCAGCCTGCGACTCCAACTCGGATTTTGGCAACCAAGGCGGCATCACAAACGGAGCCGACTGGTACTCCACCACTGGAG GAATGCAAGATTTTAACTATCTTCACACCGACTGTTTCGACATCACTCTGGAACTGTCGTGTGACAAATTCCCGCCAGCAGGCGCTCTTCCGACAGAGTGGAGAAACAACAGGAAGGCGCTGCTTGCTTACATCGAGGAG GCTCACAAAGGTATAAAGGGCTTTGTATTGGACCGTAACCTTGATCCAATTGAGGGAGCGACCATTCACGTGGACGGGATcaatcatgacgtcacaacag CAAAAGACGGTGACTACTGGAGAATTTTGGTCCCTGGTACCTACATGGTCACTGCTTCTTACAAGGGCATGACCAGAACCAAACAAGTGACGGTCTCCACTAAAAGAGCACGGACTCTGAACTTCGTCATGGGTGTCTTGAGAACAACACGTGCACGTGTGGTCTTCTCGAGTCCTACATTCGTACAACAAAGAGGACCTGTTCCTAATTAG